Proteins encoded together in one Orcinus orca chromosome 13, mOrcOrc1.1, whole genome shotgun sequence window:
- the TEX261 gene encoding protein TEX261 has translation MWFMYVLSWLSLFIQVAFITLAVAAGLYYLAELIEEYTVATSRIIKYMIWFSTAVLIGLYVFERFPTYMIGVGLFTNLVYFGLLQTFPFIMLTSPNFILSCGLVVVNHYLAFQFFAEEYYPFSEVLAYFTFCLWIIPFAFFVSLSAGENVLPSTMQPGDDVVSNYFTKGKRGKRLGILVVFSFIKEAILPSRQKMY, from the exons ATGTGGTTCATGTATGTGCTGAGCTGGCTGTCGCTTTTCATCCAGGTGGCCTTCATCACGCTGGCCGTCG CGGCCGGACTCTATTACCTGGCAGAATTGATAGAAGAATACACAGTGGCCACCAGCAGGATCATAAAATACATGATCTGG TTCTCCACAGCTGTGCTGATTGGCCTCTACGTTTTTGAGCGCTTCCCCACCTACATGATTGGTGTGGGCCTCTTCACCAACCTTGTCTACTTTGGCCTCCTCCAGACCTTCCCCTTCATCATGCTGACCTCGCCTAACTTCATCCTGTCGTGCG GGCTAGTGGTGGTGAATCATTACCTAGCGTTTCAGTTTTTTGCAGAGGAATATTATCCCTTCTCAGAG GTCCTGGCCTATTTCACTTTCTGTCTGTGGATAATCCCGTTTGCGTTCTTTGTGTCACTGTCGGCTGGGGAGAACGTCCTGCCCTCCACCATGCAGCCTGGAG ATGACGTGGTCTCCAATTACTTCACCAAAGGCAAGCGGGGCAAACGCTTAGGGATCCTGGTTGTCTTCTCCTTCATCAAAGAGGCCATTCTACCCAGTCGGCAGAAGATGTACTGA